ATTGACTGGCGACACATTTGGGGGAATGCTGGAAGAAAATGAATTGCTTCTCTGCAGCGTCTGTTCATTTATTCCAACAAATCTGGGAAGAGTGGAGTCTTTTTTTTCCATCCCATTTCAAGTGTGAAAGTGTCGGTCGGGCCCTAGGTATCAGAGAGCACGAGATCCCGAGCACCCTGGAAAGCAGCGATCATGGAGCTCAACTGAATCTTCTCATTTGTCCCCGAAGCTAACCTATACCTAAAGAAATAGAAATACGATAATAAAATTTAGTTTTTCACACAATTAAAGGCATCAGTGTGTTACTCAGTTGCTTGTTAAAAAGGTCAACAAATGGCAGCTCAATCGCAACACCTCCCTAACCACAACCTTGTGCTCTGCAGAAGATTCAAATTTGCTCAGGAAACTAAAGTTGTGGTTTCACTTAGTATTTGTATTCAGATTACTCTGAGCAGTTGAGACCCCAGACTTTATGGAATAGATTTACTCTAAACTGCCACTTCTGAATCTGTAAGCCCAGCAAACCCAATGCTAGACAGGGAGATCTCGCGCAGACGTTCAGATGACTGCCAAGCGTCGGGCCGGAGTTCATCTCGCACACGGAAAGTAAAAACCAAACTTTGAACGAcggggggggaaagaaaaagaaagtgtgGAGGTGGCAGAGCTCTGGGATTCTGTAATGATTAAAATCCAGCAGTTTGACCAcaaatttgtataatttataaattaagaGTGAaactagacaaaatctcccagCCTGAGAGAAACGTATGTGAAACACTGACACCGGATAGTAAGAAAGCATGACCCATTTAGAAACCGGTTCAATGAGCAGCACCGAGTGGTTTACCAAAAAACACATGAATTTACTGAAATCCTGCATAATATAAGCCTAGCTAATAGACATACAAATTCCATATAAtgagctttttctttcttttctaaatGACAAGGATAGGACGGTCAATACAGTTAACGCCTAACAGCCTTTGATGGTTTGTTGAACAAgtatttttagttttgcttatttacCCAAACCCTATTTTCGTATTTTTGACAGCATGCACTGCAAATACAAGCTTTAAAAGCATGATGTGCCACAAGGTCATGAAGTTTAACAGGGAGCAGAGCTAATGTCCTGTGTTGCCCATTACTATTCTAATACAGTATCAGTTTCATTGGCAGTGCAAGATAAGGACCTGATAACATGCTTAAATATTCCACCAGTTGTTgttcataaaagaaaaacaagccaaTCGTAGTACTAAATCAGATATGCCCGATCTAGTGCGGCTTTGTggtccaaaataaaaacattacgaAGGAAGAATGCAGCTCTGACGTTAATCTGAGAACAGGGAGATTTACCCACCAACACCAGGGCACGGTATCGCTCGGCACCTACTGTACCTTCAACGCGTCCTGGAAAGGTTACTCAGAAAGCGACAGGTTTCACAACGATGCGAGACGAGTGGTTAGACCAGGATTATCTCTGCAAGCCATCTGTTGATCTTTTATCACGATGCAGATCTTGTTCTGCATttcgtttgttttctttgtgatcAAATAAAAGCGAGCACTGTCAACAAACACAAGCTTCATGAAGCAACCCACAGCACTGCACAAATGGAAGGtaccttttattttttggaattAGTTTTAAGAATATACATTGCTATACATTTTTGCAGCATTTCCTGAatcttcaaaataaatgtttagctTGACAGCTAGTTAACAAATTATATTATGGGTATTAAATGGGTAATTTATGTAAAaatattgcaatttattgcaattgtaagtcCCCTGCATATGGGCATCTGCTTAGAAatgtaatactactactaataataaaatgttcccctttttctgttttttgagTTTTAAAATAGTAAATTTAATTTCCACCACCACCAAATTCAGTCTTACAAGCAAAACCCAACTTACTCAATATCTGCCAACTTGATGAGCAATCCAATGCGAATGGAAGGAGGAAAGTCAACTGTTAAAAATAAGGGGAAAAGTATTACAGTTAAAAGTTCAACACAAGACTGCAGAGCGTACAGTAAAGACTAGCCTGAATGTGTACCTCTGCTATTACAACCCATTGGCTTCTCTGCTCACCAAGAATCGACACACGATAAGACAACAATGTCAGCATTGTCTTGTACACAGACACCTTCCTGCAGGAGAGTGAAAGGTTTTTATCAGAAGATCTCAGATTCACCTCAAACCCCGGCCTGTGTAAAGGTCTGTTTAAAGGGCTCTGAACAacattggggggaaaaaaatatataaactattGATGAAAGATGTTATTATTGCATAATTTTAAGGTCACTGGCTTAACAAAGGTGGACAGGAATGtgatattaaaatacaattccaaCGAATTCACCAGACTACACATGAATCAAGATACATGTTTCCAATAAGATATTACACCCAGAGCTTTTAAAAACCATGTGCATCTTAATAAACTTATTCAGCAACAGGGAAAGTCTACCAGTCTGCACACGTGGATCTATTCCTAAACCACGTGTTAAATATTCTTAACAGAAACCACTATCACTATGTAGAATAGAATAAAGATTCCCCCCAAAGCGCAGCAGGCAGTGGGGGGGCGGCCCTCGCTCCAGAGCTGCTCAGAGGCCCCACCCACAATAGGAACATCCTGCTGTCATGGAAACCGCAAAGTGTCTCCAGGGAAACCAGAGCAAGAAAGCAGCCGGCGTCACCGTGCCGACGGTGTCAGATTCAGGGCCCGTCTCCTCCGGGTATTCCTCCGTGGACTGACCTGCGGCACTGCGCCCATCGCACCCTGGAGAGGTTTTTGTTTAACCTGAACATCTCAATGCCATAAAAGCACCTTCAAATCTCCCAGTCTGTACAGATAAAGAACAGCTCACCCGATTTAAACGGATACCAACTAAAAATAATACGTAACGGCTAGATCATACTCTCTTTTGTatgtgcatatatttatttatttatttatttatttatgttacacCCCCACAGGATTTATTTTACCCAAACATGGAATATGAATGTAGCCAAGAATCCATGAAGAAGGACTTTATAGTCTATAATACTCAGAATCTGGTGGGCTACAATtcctacacacacacttttagcTGAAAAGGGATTTTCCAGAACTTCCAGTAAGAGTCTGGGGTTGTAAGAAGACCTGAACTGTGCAGTGCAGCAACACATGTTGCAGTATCATACAAGATGATGTGATGGTACAACTTTGTTTAGCTTATTGTTTATCATTCATGTTTCAAGAGCATTTGTAATTCACCTTAATTAGTCAACCACAATTAAAAGGAGAGTATTTGATATTGCAGtacaatatgtatgtacagtaagACGTCCTGACACCTACCTCTGTGTAACAGAAGGTGAATCTCTGTCAGAATATCGTGCAGAGCCAATCCTTTCAGCGTCTTAAGCTCCAAGATTTCTTTGAAGCAGCGGCGGTCAAGGAATATAAATGTTCTCTGTGATAATTAAGACATCAGCACAAGATCTAGCTAAATTCTGCCAGAACGACACTATTCGTGTAAAGGATACGTTTGTAAGCTCCAGTGAAGTCCTTGTTGAGCGACCAGTCCAGGATGTTGGCGATGTCTGACTTCAGCGGGTGGCCGGTGCAGGTGTACACCGTCTCTTCAGTTACCTTTCCATAGGCCATACTGGTGCTCTGCTCCCAAACACATTCAACATTATATAGAGCATATGAAGAATGTAAACAGAGAGCAGTGCTGTACGAGTTGTGTGTAGAATAGCGCACCTGTAAGATGTTCAGCGATCGTCTCATGTCTCCAGTGGATAAAGTCACAATGGCCTTCATTCCATCAGGAGTTACATCAATGCTAAATCACAGGTGACAAAatctaatattaatattaataagattgcaaaacaatcccCAAATACATCATTATTAAGCCTAGTGCGAGTCTACTAAAAAAAGGATATTCAGGGATATTTGAAAGTGTTAATTACAGGGCAAACTGAATGCTTGGCGACCATTAGGCAGGCAATCAACTCAACCTACTACAGCAAGAACCACATCCTGACACCTGCAGCACAACTCACTGGTGCGAAACAATTTAGAGCACTTCTGTAGTGGAACATGCCCTTAATTAGgtaaatacaacaacaacaactcttCTATTCACAATTGGTAAACCGTAATTAAGATTCTTTTATCTCaccttattattttattatttgagcAACTGATCTTACCTGGATATCAGTCCAGATACTCACTGTGCATTCCTGGAAACCAACACCAGTCGTCTCCAGAAGATGGCAATTCCAACAGTCTCCCAGAAAGAAATGTCATTAAACGAATGCTGTTACTGACAGCATGTGTTGAAAACAACCGTGCGCCGATAATTGCACTCACTTCTCCTGCTGGATGACATACTCCAGCCTGGGGACCATCTGTTCCTGGGACAGCGGGCCAAAGCGGAACCGGGTGCAGCGAGACTGCAGCGCGGGGATGATCTTGGACAGGTAGTTACAGATCAAACAGAACCGTGTGTTTTCGGTGAACTTTTCAATCACTGCCAGAGGAGAGCGAGGGAATCAGCAGatagaagagagggagaggaagacaaATAAAAGGCACTCAATTGACTGCATCCTCTGCCGTTCTTGCGAAGATGTGAGGTGTTGTGGAGGCGAGATCACACAGGTAAAACAGAGCTGCACTAATGTGCGTTATGTAATTGGCTGGTATAAATTACTTCAAGTCCTTGGGACAGTTGGTGCACAGTGTGGCGACGAGCAAAGCAGATGGTTACCTCTTCTCAAAGCGTTCTGAGCATCCTGGGTCATCGCATCGGCTTCATCTAGAATAACCAGCTTAAACCCCTTGCTAAAAATGAGCAAAATGtagatgttattattatatttttttaaagagggTTTTCGcagaattatataaaaaaatattttacaatcCCTGGTTGTGCACAAATCAAATACACCATATACTTAACAGTGGAAGAATATACTTACTTAAAAATGGTCCTGGTGCTGGCAAAATTCAGAACGGGTCCCCGGACGACATCAATCCCTCTGTCATCCGATGCGTTCAGCTAAGAAGAATTAGGAACCTTGTGAATCGAACAACTTTACACCAAGATTAAATGCCAAACTGGTAAAACTACCTTTACAAATCCTAAACACTGATTAGTAAGCTGTAGTAGATACGTTTTCCATTTGGTAAATCAGGAATTGTATATTTAAGCAACTATAATTGAAAGGACAAGGTGGGGATGGTTAATACAGACTGGCATGGGGAAAAATAAGCATGTAAACCAttcagattgtgactctctGCTTTCTGTGGCGATTTGTCAAATTACCTCCAAAACCATTGAGTTGAACTCTTTAATCTTGTACAGCTGTTTGGCACACGCCAGGATGGTGGAGGTCTTCCCGGTGCCCGGCGGTCCATAGAACAGGAGATGTGGCAGCCGATCCTCGCTTATAaatttctgaactgaaacagagGACCCACAGTGAAACCAACAGTGGGTTATTTCATACCTAACTTGGGATAAAATCAATGTGGTACAGAATGGGAATAGGATCCAGTATAAATTCAGATTTAAAAAAGCAACtcacaaaacatgaataaacccACAGGAGAGCAGTGATTGACAGATGATACATACTTGTAGTAAGAATGTCTTGATGTGAAATCAGGTCGTCTAGGGTCTGGGGTCTGTATTTTTCAACCCTGCAAGAGATTAATATTAAGACAATGTTTCTCTACTGACACCGAACCAGGTCTTCTCCTGTGTGCTAGGAAATTGTCTTATTAAAACTTTGAATCCGAAAGACGGCGAATTACAGTTCGACTGCATGTCCTGTAATTGCAATACGTTCAAAGAAAGGCATCTGGCCATACTGCTGTATTCTAGTATAAGAAACTGGACAGCAAGAATTATTCAAGTCATATTACGAGAATGACAACATGCAGTTTCTAAACTGATATAAAGTATCGTTTGGTAGGCTATATCTATCCTAATAGAGCTGtcacatgttttgtttgtagttataatgatatatgttatAATCCTGGTGCTGTACTTTCAGATCCACACTAAGGAAAAACCCTCTGTCAACCACAGTAATGTACAGAGCGTTAATGCACACAaatcattattcatttttatgg
This sequence is a window from Amia ocellicauda isolate fAmiCal2 chromosome 17, fAmiCal2.hap1, whole genome shotgun sequence. Protein-coding genes within it:
- the rfc5 gene encoding replication factor C subunit 5, which encodes MASTSKTPLQSRNLPWVEKYRPQTLDDLISHQDILTTIQKFISEDRLPHLLFYGPPGTGKTSTILACAKQLYKIKEFNSMVLELNASDDRGIDVVRGPVLNFASTRTIFNKGFKLVILDEADAMTQDAQNALRRVIEKFTENTRFCLICNYLSKIIPALQSRCTRFRFGPLSQEQMVPRLEYVIQQENIDVTPDGMKAIVTLSTGDMRRSLNILQSTSMAYGKVTEETVYTCTGHPLKSDIANILDWSLNKDFTGAYKQILELKTLKGLALHDILTEIHLLLHRVDFPPSIRIGLLIKLADIEYRLASGTNEKIQLSSMIAAFQGARDLVLSDT